Proteins encoded in a region of the Podarcis muralis chromosome 4, rPodMur119.hap1.1, whole genome shotgun sequence genome:
- the TEX30 gene encoding testis-expressed protein 30: protein MGDCSETSVKIPFGSKYLDAVFSIPEKKLPYAVILTHGASGDMNFSHLVSLANYLASHGFLCLRFTCKSLNIIYRTKAYKAVVEYLRSSGNYTLSGIFLGGRSMGSRAAASVIRQADQDNDSFIQGLICLSYPLHRPKLHSKLRDEDLLSIKSPVLFVSGDTDEMCDKQLLDGVAVKMQAPKKIHWVEKANHSMAARGRNADDILMEINRQILSWIKEIIEERQKQSANSK, encoded by the exons ATGGGTGACTGTTCAGAG ACCAGTGTGAAAATACCATTTGGAAGCAAATATCTAGATGCAGTTTTCTCCATCCCcgagaagaagctgccttatgctgtgaTTCTCACGCATGGAGCATCTGGTGATATGAATTTCTCTCACCTTGTATCTTTGGCAAACTACCTGGCCTCTCATGGATTTCTGTGTCTGCGATTTACCTGCAAAAGCCTCAATATCATCTATAGAACTAAAGCATATAAAGCTGTTGTG gagtattTAAGATCATCAGGCAACTACACACTTTCTGGCATTTTTCTTGGAG GCCGTTCAATGGGCTCGCGCGCTGCCGCTTCTGTGATACGACAAGCGGACCAAGATAATGACAGCTTCATTCAAGGTCTGATATGCTTGTCTTACCCGCTGCATCGACCAAAGCTTCACTCTAAACTTCGGGATGAAGATTTATTGTCCATTAAGTCCCCTGTGCTATTCGTGTCTGGAGATACAGATGAGATGTGTGATAAA CAACTGCTGGATGGCGTTGCAGTCAAAATGCAAGCGCCCAAGAAAATCCATTGGGTTGAAAAGGCAAACCACAGCATGGCAGCTAGAGGACGAAATGCAGACGACATCTTGATGGAAATAAACAGGCAGATTTTGTCTTGGATCAAAGAAATCATTGAAGAGCGACAGAAGCAATCGGCCAATTCTAAATAG